The window AATTAGAGCGAGCGATTGAAGAGGCTGGGTATACTGGACAAATAGAAATAGAATTTAAAGCGTTCCAAATCGATCCGGAGGCACCGAAAGAAAAGGTCCAAAATTATTATGAATATTTAATGGCTTATCATAAGGTGACATTAGAAGAAGCAAAGCAAATGACGCTTGGTATTGTAGGGCGGGCAAAGGAAGTAGGACTTGCCTATCATTATGATGACATGAAAACGGTGCATACAGAGAAGGCTCATCGCTTAGCAAAATGGACAAAACAATTTAGTAAAGAAGTAGCTTATAATGAGGCTTTAATGGCTGCCTATTTTATAGATGGTAAAGATTTAAATGATGAGGCTGTTTTACTAACGGTTATCGAAGATCTAGGCTTAAACGTCGTTGAAGCAAGAGACGTGCTTTCGTCGAGTGATGCTTTTATAGAAGAATTGAATAAGGATCGTTACGATGCACAGCAGATGGGTGTGCAAAGTGTACCGTTCTTTGTATTTGAAAATCGTTTTGGGATTAAAGGGGCAGAGCCAAATGAAGTTTTCGTACGTACATTACATCAAACTGCTGAAATGGTAGGTGTGAAGTCTTCGTTGAAAATGGTTGGCAATGGTGAATTTGCATGTGCAGATGGAGAATGTAAACTTTTATAGAACGGAAGTGACCGAGTACAGCGATGTGCTCGGTTTTTTAGCATAAAGTAGGGTATACATAAAGGGGTATTAAGTCTAGTTTTTTCTGTTGTAGCACAATTATCATTTCTACATTTATCCAATTTTGTTGTATATAAGGTTCAAAAATAAAGACTTGTGAGAAAAATCACATCCAGAAATACATTATTTTGCTAAAATAAAGTTAACGATACAGAGGGGGGTATGAAAGATGAAAGCGATAGTAACGGGGGTAGCCGGAACGGTATTATTAGCTGGTTCACTTTTTGTGGGAGCGGTCATCAGCGATAAAATCTTAGGTGATGCGAATGGGGAAACAGAAGATGCAACGGTACAAACACAAATACCGACAACGGCAGCTTCTCAGAAAGTTGTCTACGCACCACCAAGTATCGAAGAAGTACCGGATGGGCCTATGAAAGAAGCGATTTTATATGGCTATGAGCTTGTGAATAATACACATGTTGCCGCGGATGAATACGTTGGTAATCAATTATCTTGCACAAGTTGTCATGCAGGAGCAGGTTATGATGAACAAGCCTCGTCATTAGTAGGTGTTATGGCGAATTATCCGCAATACATTGGGCGTTCGGGAAGTATTGTAACAATTGAAGAACGTATTAATGGCTGTATGATACGAAGTATGAATGGTAAAAAATTTGAAATGAATAGTGATGAGATGGAAGCGATGGTAGCGTACTTTGCCTATATTTCACAAGGCGTTCCAATAGGGGCAGAACGTGAATGGGCTGGTACGAGTAATATGAAGAGCGTTCCCATACCTGATGTAGCACATGGTGAGGAACTTTATGCACAGTCTTGTATCGCTTGTCATGCTGCAGATGGTTCTGGTACTGGTGCGAATACAGGACCGGCATTATGGGGTGAAAATTCCTTTAATGATGGAGCGGGTATGGCACGTCTGTCAAAAATGGCTGGTTACATTCAAAATAACATGCCTATTGGCGCTGGTGGGACCTTAACAGATCAAGATGCTTCTGATTTAGCTGCATATATTTTAGCGCAGGATCGACCTGAATGGGCAAATCATGATAAAGATTGGCCAAAAGGTGGCCGTCCGAACGATATAATGGACAAAGAGAAACGAGACCAAGTAAAAAACAACACGATTGATTGGGAGCAAGTACTTTCTACAAATTAAAACAAAAGGGATGCTGCGATTTAGCGGCATCCCTTTCGTCTTATTTGAAGTTATAGGCTGTAACAATTTTGTCTCGATTTGTTGACACATCATTAAAGTATTCGTATAAGCAAATACCAAGGAACGATCCTGCTACATTATAGACGTTAGGGTAACCGTTATTTTGCAGAGCCATAACAGCATTATAACTACGCTGGCCAGAGCGGCAGTGCACATAAATTGGTACTTCCTTTGGAATTTCGTTCATACGCTCACGAAGCTCACTTAGTGGAATATTAATGGCGTTAATTAAATGTCCAACCTCATATTCATTTTTCTCACGGACATCCAAGATATACGCGTTATTTTCGACTAAATCTCGAACCGCATCTACTTCAACTTGTTGGTAATGACCGAATAACTGATTTTGTGCTACTAGTGCCGCTAGATTAACCACATCCCGCGCTGTACTAAACATCGGAGAGTATGATAATTCAAGCTCTTTTAAGTCATCTAATGTACCGCCCATTGTAATCATTGTCGCAATGACGTCAATTCGTTTATCGGCATTGCCCTTGCCGATAGCCTGAGCACCGAGAATTTTTCCTGTTGGCACTTCGTAGACAAGTTTAAAATGTAGAGGATTACTATTTGGCATTAAGCCTACTTTGTCGGGTGCTATAATATATACACTTTTTGCTTGAAAGCCATTCGCAAGCGCTGTTTTTTTATTTAATCCTGTGACAGCGCAAGTCAAATCAAAAATTTGTACGCTTGAAGACCCGATTACTCCTTTGTTCTGTTGAGGCATATTATACATATGATTGGCTGCTGCGCGTGCTTGCCGTTGTGCGGGGCCTGCTAGAGCAAGGCGAGTTGGCTTATGAATTTGTTGATGAAATACTTCGATTGCATCACCAACAGCGTAAATAGATGAATCAGAAGTAACGTAGTTACCATCTACCTGAATGCCACCCAGTTCACCGATTGTAAGCCCTGCCTCTTTGGCTAGAGAAGTTTCTGGGCGAACGCCAATCGCTAGTACGACAGCCTGCGCTTTCACTTGTTTACCAGAGTTCAGTTCTACATAGTCTTCAGTTACTTTGGCAAGACCATCATTCACAATGACATGGACGCCTTTATCCATCATTTCTTTGTGTAAAATTTGTACCATATCATAATCGAATGGCATCATAATTTGATTACTAAATTCAACGAGTGAGACGTTGAAACCTGCAAGACGTAAATTTTCAGCTACTTCTACACCGATAAAGCCACCACCGATTACGGCAATATCTTCTATATCATCACTTTTAATATAATTGTTTAATCGTTCAATATCTACTACATTACGAACGGTAAATACATGGGGCGAATCGACTCCTTCTATGTTGGGTACAATTGGACTTGCACCGGGAGATAGCACTAACGTATCGTAGCTTTCTTTATAAATAGTGCCGTTTATTAAATTCTTTACAGTTACTGTTTTTGCATCACGGTTAATAGAAACTACTTCTTGACTAACTCGTGCTTCGATATTGTATTTTGATTGAAAAGCCTGTGGTGTCATTAAAATCAATTTGCTACTGTTTTCAACGATTCCACTTAAATGAAATGGTAATGAGCAATTTGAAAATGATACATTGGGCCCTTTTTCGAACATAATAATCTCAGCCTGCTCATCTAAGCGACGAATTCTTGCAGCTGTTGATGCACCACCTGCGACGCCACCAACTACTAAAAACTTTTTACTCATGTACATACACATCCTTTTTATATTATATACTTATAAGGGTATAGTGAATATTAAACGTTGATTTGATAGTAAATTATCAGCCGTGTAATCTTATAAAAGATTGATATAATTAAATAATATACCCTATTAGGTATGTTATCAATGATAATTATTTGTTATTTTTCAGTATACTTGGAGTTTTATATAGAAAAAATAATGAATAGAATGAATTTTGACTATCTAATATGGGCAAAGATTGTACGAAACATTTGATAGGATGATAAAAATAGCTATTGACTTCACTTATTGTTTATCAACATTGGGCTAGTAAAAGAAAGTGGATGCATGAATTTGTTATACTAGCAGTATTAGGAAAAAACAACGGGGGTGGTACTGTTGATTTTTGTGAAATTTCTTATTCAAATTATAGTCGTTTCGGGAATCATTTACTTTGTCAGTGGTCGCTTAATAGGTTCGAGTATTAATTTTGTACGAAGAGTGCTTTCTGTTGTTATAAGTGTGACACTCACTTCCTTTGTCTACTGGTATTCATACTTGCGTCATACAGATTTTTTATCGGAATCTATGATGCAAACTGTGACAGAGGTGAGTACGCTAATTTGGATAGGCAGTATGCTTCTTATCTCCATGCTGCTCTACCTCGTATTCGAACTCTTTGATTCGAGTGGTATTGCCGGTGGAGATCGAAGACACGGACAGAGGTCCATACTATTAAGGTTACGAAGCTACTGGCGACAGCAAAAGAGATTGCGCCAAGTATTAAAAATAGCAGTCACAAATGGTGTTGTACAAACAATTAAATATGCAAGACAGCGTGAAAATGAAAAGGAGCTTGCAATTGCACTCAGAACGACATTGGAGCAATGTGGTGGAATATTTATCAAATTTGGTCAAGTATTATCTACACGTAAAGAGTTGTTTTCGCCCATATTCATAGATGAATTAGAACGACTGCAACAAAGTGTGAGGCCGTTGCAACCTGAGCAAGTCACAAAGATTTTAGAACATTCCCTTCCCAAACCTGTAGATGAGGTATTCACTACCTTTCATACGGAGCCTTTAGCGGCGGCGTCGATTGGACAAGTACATAAGGCGCGGCTGAAAAATTACGATGAAGTTGTGGTGAAATTACTCCGTCCAGAAGTGAAAGGCATCATGCGTGATGATTTGGATATACTAGAGGAATTCGCGAACTGGTTTACAAGCAAGTCAACGTGGGCAGAGTCGCTGGGTTTTCGAGAGTTGGCTGGTGGATTTGCGGATGGTTTGCGTGAGGAAATTCATTTAGACATCGAGGTACGTAATACATTGCAGGTAACGAATGCACTTGCGAAAAGTGATTATAAGGTTCGCATTCCTAAAATTTATACACAATACAGTGAT of the Lysinibacillus fusiformis genome contains:
- a CDS encoding DsbA family oxidoreductase; this translates as MKVEIFSDFSCPFCYIGKKELERAIEEAGYTGQIEIEFKAFQIDPEAPKEKVQNYYEYLMAYHKVTLEEAKQMTLGIVGRAKEVGLAYHYDDMKTVHTEKAHRLAKWTKQFSKEVAYNEALMAAYFIDGKDLNDEAVLLTVIEDLGLNVVEARDVLSSSDAFIEELNKDRYDAQQMGVQSVPFFVFENRFGIKGAEPNEVFVRTLHQTAEMVGVKSSLKMVGNGEFACADGECKLL
- a CDS encoding c-type cytochrome, translating into MKAIVTGVAGTVLLAGSLFVGAVISDKILGDANGETEDATVQTQIPTTAASQKVVYAPPSIEEVPDGPMKEAILYGYELVNNTHVAADEYVGNQLSCTSCHAGAGYDEQASSLVGVMANYPQYIGRSGSIVTIEERINGCMIRSMNGKKFEMNSDEMEAMVAYFAYISQGVPIGAEREWAGTSNMKSVPIPDVAHGEELYAQSCIACHAADGSGTGANTGPALWGENSFNDGAGMARLSKMAGYIQNNMPIGAGGTLTDQDASDLAAYILAQDRPEWANHDKDWPKGGRPNDIMDKEKRDQVKNNTIDWEQVLSTN
- a CDS encoding FAD-dependent oxidoreductase yields the protein MSKKFLVVGGVAGGASTAARIRRLDEQAEIIMFEKGPNVSFSNCSLPFHLSGIVENSSKLILMTPQAFQSKYNIEARVSQEVVSINRDAKTVTVKNLINGTIYKESYDTLVLSPGASPIVPNIEGVDSPHVFTVRNVVDIERLNNYIKSDDIEDIAVIGGGFIGVEVAENLRLAGFNVSLVEFSNQIMMPFDYDMVQILHKEMMDKGVHVIVNDGLAKVTEDYVELNSGKQVKAQAVVLAIGVRPETSLAKEAGLTIGELGGIQVDGNYVTSDSSIYAVGDAIEVFHQQIHKPTRLALAGPAQRQARAAANHMYNMPQQNKGVIGSSSVQIFDLTCAVTGLNKKTALANGFQAKSVYIIAPDKVGLMPNSNPLHFKLVYEVPTGKILGAQAIGKGNADKRIDVIATMITMGGTLDDLKELELSYSPMFSTARDVVNLAALVAQNQLFGHYQQVEVDAVRDLVENNAYILDVREKNEYEVGHLINAINIPLSELRERMNEIPKEVPIYVHCRSGQRSYNAVMALQNNGYPNVYNVAGSFLGICLYEYFNDVSTNRDKIVTAYNFK
- a CDS encoding ABC1 kinase family protein, whose protein sequence is MIFVKFLIQIIVVSGIIYFVSGRLIGSSINFVRRVLSVVISVTLTSFVYWYSYLRHTDFLSESMMQTVTEVSTLIWIGSMLLISMLLYLVFELFDSSGIAGGDRRHGQRSILLRLRSYWRQQKRLRQVLKIAVTNGVVQTIKYARQRENEKELAIALRTTLEQCGGIFIKFGQVLSTRKELFSPIFIDELERLQQSVRPLQPEQVTKILEHSLPKPVDEVFTTFHTEPLAAASIGQVHKARLKNYDEVVVKLLRPEVKGIMRDDLDILEEFANWFTSKSTWAESLGFRELAGGFADGLREEIHLDIEVRNTLQVTNALAKSDYKVRIPKIYTQYSDEDIIVMEYVRGKSVAEGASEFRRLSIDRRQFAQTVLYSFFEQMLFSGIFHADPHPGNIYIDETDGMPILLDFGAVGRLGATQQEGLKLFLMGIQQNDSSILYDGLMLLVENAAHAERARMEQAIDQILLKITYVDRIPTEELIHSLFTVVRDFGLAFYPSVGLALRSLVTLDGTLRIIDRQFDIFTEAKDFSSAYMRAAFLKPFKEPMATKERLQEELSMLIPTLRKMPRRVDQLIQRVESGKIILHHDIFSDEHNARFITQLFSRFVLLLVGITFGIISVALLAISQFIHDSYAVYLNTVAYLGLFLCAILLVRLSIQALRSMKQ